The Flavobacterium praedii genome window below encodes:
- a CDS encoding porin: MKKFIVAIMVLTFGLVDAQEVTNDQITKAVARYMDSINRTKANNDKLLYDSETKTEEKKENWYDKFSIRGYAQVRYNGLFSTNDKVSCDQCDKSWGTTSSEEGAKSNNGFFIRRARLVFSGQINSNVFFYIQPDFASSPGSGVNNFVQLRDAYFDLSFDKKKEYRVRIGQSKVPYGFENLQSSQNRLTLDRNDALNSAVANERDLGIFFYWAPSKIRERFAMLVKDGYKGSGDYGVFAFGAYNGQTLNKTEANRDLHVVARVTYPFVVGNQIIEPGLQAYTGKWSFTNEISSGVTTLLNKDYVVDKRAAVSFVLYPKPFGIQTEYNIGKGPRYDKITNSVKSDDLQGGYVTLNYKWDLPKNQFLYPFAKFQYYDGGKKFEKDARSYIVRDYEFGLEWQPFKAFEIVAEWVIADRTFEDSAKKDNRQQGNLLRLQVQFNF, encoded by the coding sequence ATGAAAAAATTTATAGTTGCAATTATGGTGTTGACTTTTGGTTTAGTTGATGCTCAAGAAGTTACGAATGATCAAATCACAAAAGCGGTTGCCCGTTATATGGACTCCATTAACAGAACGAAAGCCAATAATGATAAGTTATTATACGATAGTGAGACTAAAACAGAGGAGAAAAAAGAAAATTGGTACGATAAATTCTCGATTCGAGGATATGCACAAGTAAGATATAATGGTTTGTTCTCTACTAATGATAAAGTTTCTTGTGACCAATGTGATAAGTCTTGGGGAACAACATCTTCAGAGGAAGGTGCAAAATCAAATAATGGTTTTTTTATTAGGAGAGCACGTTTGGTTTTTTCAGGTCAAATAAATTCAAATGTTTTTTTTTATATACAACCTGATTTTGCCAGTTCTCCAGGTTCTGGTGTTAATAATTTTGTTCAACTGAGAGATGCTTATTTTGATTTGTCATTTGATAAGAAAAAAGAATATAGAGTTCGTATTGGTCAAAGTAAAGTTCCTTATGGTTTTGAGAATTTACAATCCAGTCAAAATAGATTGACTTTAGATCGGAATGATGCTTTGAATAGCGCCGTAGCTAATGAGCGTGACTTAGGGATTTTCTTTTATTGGGCCCCTAGTAAAATTAGAGAACGTTTTGCAATGTTAGTGAAAGATGGTTACAAAGGTTCTGGAGATTATGGTGTTTTTGCATTTGGAGCTTATAATGGGCAAACACTTAACAAGACAGAAGCCAACAGAGATTTACATGTTGTAGCTAGGGTAACGTATCCATTTGTAGTTGGTAATCAAATTATCGAGCCAGGTCTGCAAGCGTATACTGGTAAATGGTCTTTTACAAATGAAATTTCATCTGGCGTTACTACATTGTTAAACAAAGATTATGTTGTTGATAAGCGTGCTGCAGTTAGTTTTGTTCTTTATCCAAAACCTTTTGGTATTCAAACGGAATATAATATTGGTAAAGGACCACGTTATGATAAAATCACGAATTCAGTAAAGTCTGATGATTTACAGGGCGGATATGTGACTTTGAATTATAAATGGGATTTGCCTAAAAATCAATTTCTTTATCCTTTTGCTAAATTTCAATATTATGATGGTGGGAAGAAATTCGAAAAGGACGCAAGAAGTTATATTGTAAGAGATTATGAATTTGGATTAGAATGGCAACCATTTAAAGCTTTTGAAATTGTTGCAGAATGGGTCATAGCCGATCGAACGTTTGAAGATAGTGCCAAAAAAGATAATAGACAACAAGGGAATTTACTAAGATTACAGGTGCAATTTAATTTTTAG
- a CDS encoding sensor histidine kinase — translation MKVNFKKSYKFAIKSSLYISLFVAGFCMILSAILFKSSFSRVILFGFICLFFVYVFSFFVLQYRVERFIYRRVKKIYDDVALLESSTFINKPITTDMETLTREVKKFATDKKLEIEMLQVREEYRREFLGNVSHELKTPLFTVQGYLSTLIDGAMDDKSIRKKYLKRAEKGVERLIYIVEDLDMITKLESGDLNLDIVQFDIVKLIQNVFDLLEMKADKKKITLAFENDNIRPIAVNGDKDKIQQVIENLIVNSIKYGKEGGLTEVSIVNLTNKKVLIRVTDNGEGIESQNIPRLFERFYRVDKSGSRSEGGSGLGLSIVKHIIEAHKEKIYVESEFGIGSEFSFTLEKTFITDQYGLKSNVK, via the coding sequence ATGAAAGTCAATTTTAAAAAAAGTTACAAGTTTGCTATAAAATCATCTTTGTATATCAGTTTATTTGTGGCAGGGTTTTGTATGATACTTTCAGCGATTCTATTCAAATCGTCTTTTAGTAGAGTTATTTTATTTGGTTTTATTTGCCTATTTTTTGTTTATGTTTTTTCTTTCTTTGTTTTGCAATATCGAGTAGAACGATTTATTTATCGAAGGGTTAAAAAGATTTACGATGATGTTGCGTTGTTAGAATCAAGTACTTTTATCAATAAACCGATCACTACAGATATGGAAACTTTAACACGCGAAGTTAAAAAGTTTGCTACTGACAAAAAGCTTGAGATCGAAATGCTCCAAGTGCGTGAAGAATACCGTAGAGAATTTCTTGGAAATGTTTCCCACGAACTAAAAACTCCATTATTTACTGTTCAAGGTTATTTATCAACACTTATTGACGGCGCTATGGACGATAAATCCATTCGAAAAAAATACTTGAAACGTGCCGAAAAAGGAGTTGAACGATTAATCTATATAGTTGAGGATTTGGATATGATCACCAAATTAGAATCCGGAGATTTGAATCTTGATATCGTACAATTTGACATTGTAAAATTAATTCAAAATGTTTTTGATTTGTTGGAAATGAAAGCTGATAAGAAGAAAATAACATTAGCCTTTGAAAATGATAACATACGACCAATTGCGGTAAATGGTGACAAAGATAAAATTCAACAAGTTATAGAGAATCTAATTGTTAATTCTATAAAGTACGGAAAAGAAGGTGGGTTAACGGAAGTCTCTATTGTGAATTTGACTAATAAAAAAGTATTAATTCGAGTTACGGATAATGGAGAAGGTATAGAATCTCAAAATATACCTAGACTTTTTGAACGTTTTTACAGAGTGGATAAAAGTGGTTCTCGATCAGAAGGAGGTTCTGGATTAGGACTTTCGATTGTAAAACATATTATTGAAGCACATAAAGAAAAAATATATGTGGAGAGTGAATTTGGAATTGGCTCTGAATTTTCTTTTACACTTGAAAAGACATTTATTACAGATCAATATGGTTTAAAGAGTAATGTAAAATAA
- a CDS encoding response regulator transcription factor gives MKKRNTKILLVDDEPDILEIVGYNLAQEGYQIFTAINGKDAIEKAKKELPDLIIMDVMMPEMDGMEACENIRRIPELNNVIITFLTARSEDYSQVAGFDAGADDYITKPIKPKLLVSKVKALLRRLKEQDQNSETINVGGIEINREEYKIVKDNLEIALPRKEFELFYLLASKPGKVFKREEILDKVWGNDVVVGGRTIDVHIRKLREKIGDDFFKTIKGVGYKFEV, from the coding sequence ATGAAGAAAAGAAACACCAAGATTCTTCTGGTTGATGATGAACCAGATATTTTAGAAATTGTTGGCTATAATTTAGCACAAGAAGGATATCAAATTTTTACTGCTATAAATGGTAAAGATGCAATTGAAAAAGCCAAAAAAGAATTGCCCGATCTTATAATAATGGATGTCATGATGCCTGAAATGGACGGAATGGAGGCATGCGAAAACATAAGGAGAATTCCTGAACTAAATAATGTTATCATTACTTTTTTGACCGCAAGAAGCGAAGATTATTCGCAAGTTGCAGGATTTGACGCTGGTGCCGATGACTATATAACCAAACCGATTAAGCCTAAATTATTGGTCAGTAAAGTGAAAGCTTTGTTGCGAAGATTAAAAGAGCAAGATCAAAATAGTGAAACCATCAATGTGGGCGGTATAGAAATTAATCGCGAAGAATATAAAATTGTAAAAGATAATCTAGAAATTGCTTTACCAAGAAAAGAGTTTGAATTGTTTTACTTATTAGCTTCAAAACCTGGTAAAGTTTTCAAAAGGGAAGAGATTTTAGATAAAGTTTGGGGTAATGATGTTGTTGTAGGTGGGCGTACTATTGATGTGCACATTAGGAAATTAAGAGAGAAAATTGGAGATGATTTTTTTAAAACAATAAAAGGAGTAGGTTATAAATTTGAAGTATAA
- a CDS encoding TonB-dependent receptor, whose amino-acid sequence MKLKFLFITLFICALGIAQNKGTISGVLLDKDSGNQSLPFANVLIKGTKIGANTDIDGKYTITIAPGNYTVQFSFLGYESAEAQVTVIANETVTLNNSIGSGSYKLKDVVIKSSGGREKETALLLEQKNAIVIKQSIGAQEMSRKGVSDVEEGLTKITGITKVGSRGLFVRGLEDRYNNLLINDLAAPTNNPFSKIVPLDLFPTNIVGVIDVYKTFNPNIYGDFAGGTFNIQTSKVNKSVTKLNLGFGYTTGNSLTDFLLSQDAQTTKGFMGFNGNERAIPGFLGGTATRKTFTTDQALNSVNNNKGFSVSEGKSPLNTSINLFHAEKFNLNNSNVFSYLLSLNYDNNFSIREGVDRTIDLATTGSEYINNFITTDYRFKTTNSALIGLNFSTDRLKLSFNTMYIRTTLNSIKDQYGQNGVNTPQNTFIRTNQLDKSDYLNTQLIGDYALTKDKNQTIKAGVSFAVTKFEQPDRKFFSGYKTGNDVISTSYGGNNFLRQYLTVDGNSFYSTLVEYNLKFGNNDKQNKLTVGYNGNGNTMESSYRFVASAGNIFSSNINNVDTQITSDILANNVVFSENSNATYKVKLNEMANSGYANVFLKFGEKFEVNGGIRFESAIKETHYRALGSFDSPFKILKYDNAYFLPSLNLKYLLTESSNIRFAASKTYTKPVIMESFPISFINADGTSTQGNSILKNSDNYNADLKYELFPTAKEMVTIGLFGKHLINPIEKTFISNATTGTVTTFLNSDSANLFGVEAELLIGLDRINDNLANFSWGLNATLMSSKVTVSPIFESIDEDGNVTVKPSIETHQSRSLQGASDWLVNSDLKYEFSFSNDWTNTMSLVYGVFGKRIYAVGTNGQDNTYELPVQQLDFVWGSKVSEHFDVKFTADNLLNPLRKLEFGNDGTLKVAEASLLANSYKKGIGFSLKLGYTF is encoded by the coding sequence ATGAAATTAAAATTTCTATTCATTACACTATTTATTTGCGCTCTTGGAATAGCTCAAAACAAAGGCACTATATCGGGAGTTTTATTAGACAAAGATTCTGGAAATCAGTCCTTGCCTTTTGCTAATGTACTTATTAAAGGAACAAAAATTGGCGCTAATACTGATATCGATGGAAAATATACAATTACAATCGCTCCAGGAAATTATACCGTACAATTTAGCTTTCTAGGTTATGAATCAGCAGAAGCTCAAGTAACGGTAATAGCTAACGAAACCGTAACATTGAACAATTCAATAGGTTCTGGAAGTTACAAACTAAAAGACGTAGTTATTAAATCTAGCGGTGGTCGCGAAAAAGAAACGGCTTTATTATTAGAACAAAAAAACGCAATTGTAATCAAACAAAGTATTGGTGCTCAAGAAATGTCTAGAAAAGGAGTTAGCGATGTTGAGGAAGGACTAACCAAAATAACTGGAATTACAAAAGTAGGCTCAAGAGGACTTTTTGTACGTGGATTGGAAGATCGTTACAATAATTTATTAATCAATGATTTGGCAGCACCTACTAATAATCCTTTTTCAAAAATTGTCCCTTTGGATTTATTTCCGACAAATATTGTCGGGGTAATTGATGTGTACAAAACATTTAATCCAAATATCTATGGAGATTTTGCTGGAGGAACTTTCAACATTCAAACATCAAAAGTAAACAAGAGCGTTACAAAACTGAATCTTGGTTTTGGATACACAACTGGAAACAGCCTTACCGATTTCTTGCTTTCACAAGATGCTCAAACTACAAAAGGATTTATGGGTTTCAATGGAAACGAAAGAGCAATTCCTGGATTTCTTGGAGGAACAGCCACACGAAAAACATTTACAACAGATCAAGCATTAAATTCAGTAAACAATAACAAAGGTTTTAGTGTTAGTGAAGGTAAAAGCCCTCTAAACACGAGTATTAATCTTTTTCATGCTGAGAAATTCAACTTGAATAATAGCAACGTTTTCTCGTATTTACTTTCATTAAATTACGATAATAATTTTTCAATAAGAGAAGGTGTTGATAGAACTATTGATCTAGCGACAACAGGCTCAGAATATATTAATAATTTCATAACTACAGACTATCGTTTCAAAACTACCAATTCAGCATTGATTGGATTGAACTTTAGTACAGATAGATTGAAATTATCATTCAACACCATGTATATTAGAACTACTTTAAACTCTATAAAAGATCAATATGGCCAAAACGGTGTTAATACCCCACAAAACACATTTATCCGTACCAATCAATTGGACAAAAGTGATTATCTAAATACACAATTAATAGGTGATTATGCATTAACAAAAGATAAAAATCAAACTATTAAAGCGGGAGTTTCATTCGCTGTTACAAAGTTTGAGCAACCGGATCGTAAATTTTTCTCAGGATATAAAACAGGTAATGATGTGATTAGCACTTCATACGGTGGGAATAATTTCTTACGTCAGTATTTAACCGTTGATGGTAATTCATTTTACTCAACTTTAGTGGAGTATAATTTAAAATTTGGAAACAACGACAAGCAAAATAAATTAACAGTTGGATACAATGGGAATGGGAATACGATGGAATCTTCATACCGATTCGTTGCAAGTGCAGGAAATATTTTTTCTTCAAACATAAATAATGTAGATACTCAAATAACCAGCGACATTTTAGCAAATAATGTGGTTTTTAGCGAAAACTCTAATGCTACTTACAAAGTTAAACTTAACGAAATGGCAAATTCGGGTTATGCAAATGTATTTTTGAAATTTGGAGAAAAATTTGAAGTGAATGGAGGAATCCGATTTGAAAGTGCTATTAAAGAAACACATTACAGAGCATTGGGTTCGTTTGATTCTCCTTTCAAAATATTAAAATATGATAACGCCTATTTTTTACCTTCATTAAATCTAAAGTATTTACTAACTGAAAGCAGCAACATTCGCTTTGCAGCAAGTAAAACATATACTAAACCAGTTATCATGGAATCCTTTCCAATATCGTTCATCAATGCTGACGGAACTTCAACTCAAGGAAATTCAATTTTAAAAAACAGCGACAATTACAATGCTGACTTAAAATATGAGTTATTCCCAACAGCCAAAGAAATGGTAACTATTGGATTATTTGGAAAACACCTGATCAATCCAATCGAAAAAACGTTCATCTCAAACGCAACAACAGGAACGGTTACTACATTTCTAAATTCTGATAGTGCTAACTTATTTGGAGTAGAAGCTGAATTACTTATTGGATTAGATCGAATTAACGATAACTTAGCGAATTTTTCATGGGGATTAAACGCTACTTTGATGTCGTCAAAAGTTACTGTAAGTCCTATATTTGAATCCATAGATGAAGACGGAAATGTTACTGTAAAACCTTCTATCGAAACACACCAATCAAGATCATTACAGGGAGCATCGGATTGGTTGGTTAATTCGGATTTGAAATACGAATTTAGTTTCAGCAACGACTGGACCAATACTATGTCACTAGTGTATGGTGTTTTTGGAAAAAGAATATATGCAGTAGGTACTAATGGACAAGATAACACTTACGAATTACCTGTTCAACAATTAGATTTTGTTTGGGGAAGTAAAGTATCCGAGCATTTTGATGTGAAATTTACCGCAGATAACTTATTAAATCCATTACGTAAATTAGAATTTGGAAATGATGGCACATTAAAAGTGGCCGAAGCATCATTATTAGCTAATAGTTATAAAAAAGGAATTGGTTTCTCATTAAAACTAGGATACACTTTTTAA
- a CDS encoding T9SS type A sorting domain-containing protein translates to MTKNYFYITLLLAIFFITSASAQENKQQPKTQENASIEGLNLYPNPVTNGKVYITSKNDLEKEIIIFDVLGKKVLQTVLSSKELNVSNLSPGVYIIKIIEEGATSSRKLIIR, encoded by the coding sequence ATGACAAAAAACTACTTTTATATTACTCTTTTACTGGCCATTTTCTTTATAACTAGTGCAAGTGCACAAGAAAATAAACAACAGCCAAAAACGCAAGAAAACGCTTCAATTGAAGGCTTAAACTTGTACCCTAATCCTGTGACTAATGGCAAAGTATACATTACTTCAAAAAATGATTTAGAAAAAGAAATCATAATTTTTGATGTATTAGGTAAAAAAGTATTACAAACAGTACTAAGCTCAAAAGAATTAAACGTTTCCAATCTTTCCCCTGGAGTTTACATCATAAAGATTATAGAAGAAGGCGCTACAAGCAGTAGAAAACTAATAATAAGGTAA
- a CDS encoding acyl transferase — protein MITVSDIFTISSQKQFEKIALKVFRFQYENNLVYQEFCDLLKTNPQKVKSLHQIPFLPIQFFKSHNVVSNNNPIEATFTSSGTTSPLTPEGGIHTEIVRSKHLVTDISLYEESYRRGFSQFYGNIEDYVVLALLPSYLEREGSSLIYMVEDLIQLTNNSNSGFYLNNHEELIQKLIELEQAGQNVILIGVTYALLDLIEKRSFNLQHTIIMETGGMKGKRKEMIREELHEQLCNCFGVTAIHSEYGMTELLSQAYSLGNGVFECPSWMQIHIRDTEDAISYLNDGKTGGINVIDLANINSCSFIATQDLGKKYPNTTFEVLGRFDNSDIRGCNLMVV, from the coding sequence TTGATTACAGTTAGCGACATATTTACGATTTCTAGTCAGAAACAATTTGAAAAAATAGCCTTGAAAGTATTCCGTTTTCAATATGAAAACAATTTGGTATACCAAGAATTTTGTGATTTATTAAAAACGAATCCTCAAAAAGTAAAGTCGTTGCATCAAATTCCTTTTTTACCCATCCAATTTTTCAAAAGCCACAATGTTGTTTCAAACAACAACCCAATTGAAGCCACTTTTACCAGTAGCGGAACTACAAGCCCCCTAACCCCCGAAGGGGGAATACATACAGAAATTGTTAGAAGCAAACATTTAGTAACCGATATTTCCCTTTATGAGGAAAGCTATCGCAGAGGTTTTTCACAGTTTTATGGCAACATTGAAGATTATGTAGTTTTAGCATTGCTTCCCTCCTATCTAGAAAGAGAAGGCTCTTCCTTGATTTATATGGTGGAAGATTTGATACAACTAACCAACAATAGCAATAGCGGTTTCTACCTCAACAATCACGAGGAACTCATTCAAAAACTAATAGAATTAGAGCAAGCAGGACAAAATGTAATTCTGATTGGAGTTACTTATGCCTTATTGGATTTAATTGAGAAAAGGTCTTTCAATCTACAGCACACCATTATTATGGAAACGGGTGGTATGAAAGGAAAGCGTAAAGAAATGATTCGTGAAGAATTGCACGAGCAACTTTGTAATTGTTTTGGAGTAACAGCAATCCATTCTGAATATGGAATGACCGAATTACTTTCTCAAGCTTATTCGCTAGGAAACGGCGTATTTGAATGCCCTTCTTGGATGCAAATACACATTCGCGACACCGAAGATGCTATTTCATATTTAAACGATGGCAAAACAGGTGGAATTAACGTCATTGACTTGGCCAACATAAATTCCTGTTCGTTTATTGCCACGCAGGATTTGGGCAAAAAATATCCCAATACCACTTTTGAAGTATTGGGACGTTTTGATAATTCGGATATTCGGGGTTGTAATTTGATGGTGGTTTAA
- a CDS encoding type II toxin-antitoxin system RelE family toxin, whose protein sequence is MGDYRVIYEIFDDVLLIEVVDLGHRKDIYD, encoded by the coding sequence GTGGGTGATTATAGAGTAATTTACGAGATATTTGACGATGTTCTTTTAATAGAAGTTGTTGATTTAGGCCACAGAAAAGACATTTACGATTAA
- a CDS encoding type II toxin-antitoxin system RelE family toxin codes for MAYSIEFRSKVLKALIKINEPYYSLIKKQIYDLAQNPRPQGCKKLKGRKG; via the coding sequence ATGGCATATAGTATTGAATTTAGAAGCAAAGTTTTGAAAGCTTTGATTAAAATTAACGAGCCTTATTATTCTTTAATTAAAAAGCAAATTTATGATTTAGCCCAAAATCCTCGTCCACAAGGGTGTAAAAAACTAAAAGGTAGAAAAGGGTAA
- the tyrS gene encoding tyrosine--tRNA ligase has protein sequence MKNFIEEVTWRGMLHDVMPNTEEHLMEQMRVAYVGIDPTADSLHIGHLVGVMMLKHFQLSGHKPLALVGGATGMIGDPSGKSNERNLLDEVTLRHNQEAIKGQLARFLDFTSNAPNAAELVNNYDWMKNFSFLDFIRDIGKHITVNYMMSKDSVKKRLSSESAEGMSFTEFTYQLVQGYDFLHLYKNKNCTLQMGGSDQWGNITTGTELVRRIAGGKAYALTCPLITKADGTKFGKSEGGNIWLDSARTSPYKFYQYWLNTSDVDAEKYIKIFTFLSKEEIEVLTDQHREAPHLRLLQKRLAEEITVMVHSTDDLENAIKASNILFGNSTSDDLKQLDEATFLDVFDGVPQAEISSSEVEAGLDIVTVLNEKTGFFKSNGEARRALTANSISVNREKVNETFVLTTKDMINNQFVLLQSGKKNYFVIRVK, from the coding sequence ATGAAGAATTTTATTGAAGAAGTGACGTGGAGAGGTATGCTCCATGATGTTATGCCTAATACCGAAGAACATTTGATGGAACAAATGCGTGTGGCGTATGTGGGGATTGACCCAACTGCCGATTCTTTGCATATTGGACATTTAGTAGGTGTGATGATGTTAAAGCATTTTCAACTTTCAGGACACAAACCGTTAGCATTAGTAGGTGGTGCAACAGGAATGATAGGGGATCCTTCGGGAAAATCGAACGAAAGAAATTTACTTGATGAAGTGACTTTACGCCATAATCAAGAAGCTATAAAAGGACAATTGGCACGTTTTTTAGATTTTACGTCTAATGCGCCTAATGCTGCCGAACTTGTGAATAATTATGACTGGATGAAGAATTTTTCTTTTCTTGATTTTATTCGTGATATTGGAAAGCATATTACGGTAAATTATATGATGTCTAAAGATTCAGTAAAGAAACGTTTGTCTTCTGAGTCTGCCGAAGGAATGTCATTTACGGAATTCACTTATCAATTGGTTCAAGGATACGACTTTTTGCATTTGTACAAAAACAAAAATTGTACGCTACAAATGGGTGGAAGTGATCAGTGGGGGAACATTACTACGGGAACTGAATTAGTACGTAGAATAGCAGGTGGAAAAGCGTATGCGTTGACTTGTCCGTTAATTACTAAAGCAGATGGAACTAAATTTGGCAAATCAGAAGGTGGGAATATATGGTTGGATTCAGCCAGAACCTCACCGTATAAATTTTACCAATATTGGTTAAATACGTCTGATGTTGATGCAGAGAAATACATTAAAATTTTTACTTTTTTATCAAAAGAGGAAATTGAGGTTCTAACGGATCAACATAGAGAAGCTCCCCATTTGCGTTTGTTGCAAAAACGTTTGGCTGAAGAAATTACGGTTATGGTACATTCTACTGATGATTTAGAAAATGCAATTAAAGCTTCGAATATATTATTTGGTAATTCAACTTCGGATGATTTGAAACAATTGGATGAAGCTACTTTTTTAGATGTTTTTGATGGAGTTCCTCAAGCAGAAATTTCAAGTAGTGAAGTTGAAGCTGGACTGGATATTGTTACTGTTTTGAACGAAAAAACAGGTTTTTTTAAATCGAATGGAGAAGCAAGAAGAGCTTTGACTGCTAATTCTATTTCTGTGAACAGAGAAAAAGTAAATGAAACATTTGTGCTTACAACAAAAGATATGATTAACAATCAATTCGTATTGTTGCAAAGCGGTAAGAAAAATTATTTTGTGATTAGGGTTAAATAA
- a CDS encoding NAD-dependent epimerase/dehydratase family protein: MVLVTGGTGLVGAHLLIHLLEKGENVRAIYRNLESIQKTEALFSLYKKEALYQSIQWQQADILDIPSLENAFDNIVQVYHCAALISFDPKEEDLVRKTNIEGTANIVNFCLHKNIKKLCHVSSIAALGDLAEHEHIITEETEWNPEKPHSDYAISKYGAEMEIWRGQQEGLEVVIVNPGVIIGPGFWNQGSGALFTKVKKGIPFYTKGSTGFIAVADVVSILYQLMESPIHGERFTLISQNIIFKDLLFSIADALKVKKPKYHATPFMINTLSKLDWISSMLFGQKRQLSKASARSSYSTDLYSNEKIKNALNIEFIDVPNYIKYITDL, translated from the coding sequence ATGGTATTAGTAACAGGAGGAACCGGTTTAGTAGGCGCGCATCTTTTAATTCACCTATTAGAAAAGGGAGAAAATGTTCGTGCCATTTATCGAAATTTAGAAAGTATTCAAAAAACAGAAGCATTATTTTCTTTGTATAAAAAGGAAGCACTTTATCAATCCATACAATGGCAACAAGCCGACATATTAGATATCCCCTCCTTAGAAAATGCTTTTGACAATATAGTCCAAGTATATCATTGCGCAGCATTAATTTCTTTTGACCCAAAAGAGGAAGACCTAGTTCGAAAAACCAACATCGAAGGCACAGCCAATATTGTCAATTTTTGCTTGCACAAGAATATCAAAAAACTTTGTCATGTAAGTTCGATTGCAGCTTTAGGGGACTTAGCAGAACACGAGCACATCATTACAGAAGAGACTGAATGGAATCCTGAAAAACCCCATAGCGATTATGCCATTTCGAAATATGGTGCCGAAATGGAAATATGGCGTGGACAACAAGAAGGCCTTGAAGTTGTTATTGTTAATCCTGGTGTTATTATTGGTCCTGGATTTTGGAACCAAGGAAGCGGTGCACTTTTTACGAAAGTAAAAAAAGGAATACCGTTTTACACAAAAGGATCAACTGGTTTTATTGCTGTTGCTGACGTAGTCTCAATACTATATCAATTGATGGAAAGCCCTATTCACGGAGAACGCTTTACGCTTATTAGTCAGAATATCATTTTTAAAGATTTGCTTTTTTCTATTGCTGATGCCTTAAAAGTCAAAAAACCAAAATACCATGCTACACCATTTATGATAAATACCTTATCAAAATTGGACTGGATTAGCTCAATGCTTTTTGGCCAAAAAAGACAACTTAGCAAAGCTTCGGCCAGATCATCGTATTCAACCGACTTGTATTCTAATGAAAAAATAAAAAACGCCTTGAATATTGAATTCATAGACGTTCCTAATTATATTAAATACATTACAGATTTGTAA
- a CDS encoding DUF4296 domain-containing protein — MKKIVFLFTLVAFCFSCNKDLVEKPDNLIDKKVMGNILYDMALLEALKYQNSEVLYQKGINPKTYIFEKYKVDSLQFAKSNAFYAADYREYKKMFDELNDRLKKEKDIVDLAIKKELKKGVAIKKAKLKKTQDSIKKAKEFKLKKVKDSIAKLKAKANLRIAKEK, encoded by the coding sequence ATGAAAAAAATAGTATTTCTTTTTACTTTAGTTGCCTTCTGTTTTAGTTGTAATAAGGATTTGGTCGAAAAACCGGATAATCTTATTGACAAAAAAGTGATGGGAAATATTCTTTATGATATGGCACTTTTAGAAGCTTTAAAATATCAAAATTCAGAGGTGTTATATCAAAAAGGAATAAATCCTAAAACCTATATTTTTGAAAAATACAAGGTTGATAGTTTGCAGTTTGCCAAAAGCAATGCCTTTTATGCCGCGGATTATAGGGAATACAAAAAAATGTTTGATGAACTGAATGATCGTCTGAAAAAAGAAAAAGATATAGTTGATTTGGCAATCAAAAAAGAATTAAAAAAGGGGGTTGCCATTAAAAAAGCTAAACTCAAAAAAACTCAGGATTCTATTAAAAAGGCTAAGGAATTTAAATTGAAAAAAGTAAAAGATTCTATTGCCAAATTGAAAGCCAAAGCAAATTTAAGGATTGCAAAAGAAAAATAA